The proteins below come from a single Arthrobacter crystallopoietes genomic window:
- a CDS encoding RrF2 family transcriptional regulator → MRINAFSDVCLRALMLLSASLDGELLTTQAIADGVGTPYNHVSKAVLKLRSLGLVEAVRGRSGGVRLSAKGRTTTVGWLLRELDEREDVVDCESAAGNCPLSNNCSLRGAVRRAREAFYRELDDLVVSSLPRQGQMEPVFVMLNTRRPA, encoded by the coding sequence ATGCGGATCAATGCCTTCTCTGACGTGTGCCTGCGCGCCCTCATGCTGCTCAGCGCCTCGCTCGATGGCGAACTGCTGACCACCCAGGCCATCGCCGACGGCGTCGGGACTCCCTACAATCACGTAAGCAAAGCGGTTCTGAAACTGCGCTCCCTCGGCCTCGTGGAGGCGGTCCGCGGCCGCTCCGGTGGCGTGCGTTTGAGCGCCAAAGGGCGTACGACGACGGTGGGCTGGCTGCTGCGCGAACTGGACGAGCGCGAAGACGTCGTCGACTGCGAAAGCGCCGCCGGCAACTGCCCGCTGAGCAACAACTGCAGCCTGCGCGGGGCCGTGCGCCGCGCCCGCGAAGCCTTCTACCGTGAACTCGACGATCTGGTCGTCTCAAGTTTGCCCCGTCAGGGCCAAATGGAGCCGGTCTTTGTGATGTTGAACACACGCCGCCCGGCTTAA